The genome window CTGGTCAGCACCAGGCCGAAGGTGGCGACATACGCTCGTCCGGTGTCACGAGGTGCCCAGTTCATTGCATCACTCCGAATCATTTCCACATGAAAAGATAACTATCCAGTGATCCCGCCGCATGCCAACCAACTTCCATGAAGTTCTGTCAATCCTGGCCAAGATCCAGCGCGCAGACCCGCGCGAGCCCGGCGGGGCGAGGGGTGGCGAGCCGGCGGGATCGCCGGTGCGCCGAGCAGGTAGCCCTGGCCGAGCGGAACCCCGAGGTCGACCATGCGCGAGACGTCCTCGGACGTCTCCAGGCCCGCGGCGATGAGGAGGGTGCCGGTCTCGTCGACGAACGTGGTCAGGGCGCGGATCACCGCCCGCGCGCCCCGCCGGTCGGCGTGCCGGGTCAGCAGGGCCGACACCTTGACGAAGTCGGGGACGGTCGAGGCGAGGAGCTCGAGGGTCGAGTGCCCCTGTCCCGCGCGGTCGAGTGCGAAGCGGAAGCCCTCGCGCCGGTACTCGCCGAGCACGTCGGCGAGGCGGCCGGTGTCACGTGGCGCCTCGCGCTCGGTGATCTCGAGAACGACCTGCCGCGGCGAGAGTCCGCCCCAGCGGAGCAGCAGCAGCATCTGGTCGGCGTCGTGCTGGGGATCGAGCAGCGCGGAGACGCCGGCCTTGACAAAGACGACGCTGCCCGGCGGCAGGTTGTGCGCGTCGCGCACCGCGACGCGCCGGCACAACCAGTCGAGGTCGCGGGAGAGCCCCAGCCGCTGGGCGGCGGCGAAGAGCTCGACCGCGCCCGCCTCGACGCGCTCGTCGCTGCGGCGTCCGAGGGCCTCGTAGGCGAACACGGACCCACCGGCCAGCCGGACGATCGGCTGGAACGCGGCGCGGACACGCCGCCTCGCGATGATCCCCGGCAGGGTGCGCTCCCAGCTCCTGACCGACGAAGCCGCCGCCGATCCGCGGAAGGCCGCCACCCGGTCCCTGCCTCCCTGCTTGGCGCGGTAGAGCGCCACGTCGGCCGAGGCCCAGACCGCCAGGGGGTCCGCCTCCTGCGCGCCCGACGCGCACCCCAGGCTGATCCGGGCGTCCCCGTGCGGCACCACCGCTCCGTGGATGGCGTGCCGCAGCCGCTCCGCGACCCGCACCGCCTCCTCCTCGGTCCTGCCCGGGAGCAGCGCGGCGAACTCGTCGCCTCCGGTGCGCGCGACGACGTCCTGGTCGCGCAGCGCCAGGCGCAGGGTGCGGGCGACGCTGCGCAGGTGCGCGTCCCCGGCGTCGTGACCGTGGTCGTCGTTGACCGCCTTCAGGCCGTCGACGTCGATGGCCAGCACCGCGAAGCCCTGGGTCTTGGGGAGGACGAGCAGCCGCTCGAACTCGCGACG of Candidatus Dormiibacterota bacterium contains these proteins:
- a CDS encoding EAL domain-containing protein → MIRDMPASDVAHQRALLAFEEVARRVSRAVDLAALLGALSGSADTVVLRTAALAATQAWRLRSGRELIRDLLEVAPDAMLAFDSDGRVDMVNAQLERLFGYDRTELEGQPVELLVPAGLPRAHRHHRASGVDLERVGRRKDGLDFAVDVNLGLLTTDAGVLVVAAIRDVTGRRQTERALKTRMAELTDIAITDWLTGLVNRREFERLLVLPKTQGFAVLAIDVDGLKAVNDDHGHDAGDAHLRSVARTLRLALRDQDVVARTGGDEFAALLPGRTEEEAVRVAERLRHAIHGAVVPHGDARISLGCASGAQEADPLAVWASADVALYRAKQGGRDRVAAFRGSAAASSVRSWERTLPGIIARRRVRAAFQPIVRLAGGSVFAYEALGRRSDERVEAGAVELFAAAQRLGLSRDLDWLCRRVAVRDAHNLPPGSVVFVKAGVSALLDPQHDADQMLLLLRWGGLSPRQVVLEITEREAPRDTGRLADVLGEYRREGFRFALDRAGQGHSTLELLASTVPDFVKVSALLTRHADRRGARAVIRALTTFVDETGTLLIAAGLETSEDVSRMVDLGVPLGQGYLLGAPAIPPARHPSPRRARAGLRAGSWPGLTELHGSWLACGGITG